A portion of the Chiroxiphia lanceolata isolate bChiLan1 chromosome 10, bChiLan1.pri, whole genome shotgun sequence genome contains these proteins:
- the PCYT1A gene encoding choline-phosphate cytidylyltransferase A: MEPPTSSRLNSRKRRKDGSGPNGATELDGIPPKMSRRSLGLREPAPFSDEVEIDYSKPYIRVTYEEAVRGTPLDRPVRVYADGIFDLFHSGHARALMQAKNLFPNTYLIVGVCSDELTHNFKGFTVMNENERYDAVQHCRYVDEVVRNAPWTLTPEFLAEHRIDFVAHDDIPYSSAGSDDVYKHIKEAGMFAPTQRTEGISTSDIITRIVRDYDVYVRRNLQRGYTAKELNVSFINEKKYHLQERVDKVKKRVKDVEEKSKEFVQKVEEKSIDLIQKWEEKSREFIGNFLEMFGPEGALKHMLKEGKGRMLQAISPKQSPSSSPTHDRSPSPSFRWPFSTKTPPSSPANRSRNESAVTYDISEDEED; the protein is encoded by the exons ATGGAGCCGCCaacctcctccaggctgaattcccgaaagagaagaaaagatggATCTGGCCCTAATGGGGCAACAGAGCTGGATGGAATCCCTCCAAAAATGTCCCGACGCTCACTC GGACTGAGGGAACCGGCTCCGTTTTCAGATGAAGTGGAAATCGACTACAGCAAGCCATACATCAGAGTAACCTATGAGGAAGCGGTGAGGGGGACCCCTT TGGATCGCCCCGTCAGAGTTTATGCCGATGGAATATTTGACTTGTTTCACTCTGGACATGCCCGGGCCTTGATGCAAGCAAAGAACCTCTTCCCAAACACATACCTCATTGTTGGAG TCTGCAGTGATGAGCTGACCCATAACTTCAAGGGCTTCACGGTAATGAATGAGAATGAGCGGTATGATGCTGTGCAGCACTGTCGCTATGTGGACGAAGTGGTGAGAAACGCGCCGTGGACGCTCACGCCCGAGTtcctggcagagcacagg ATCGACTTTGTTGCACATGATGACATCCCCTATTCCTCTGCTGGCAGTGATGATGTCTATAAGCACATAAAAGAGGCAG GCATGTTTGCACCCACTCAGAGGACCGAGGGGATCTCAACGTCAGACATCATCACACGGATCGTGCGGGACTATGATGTTTATGTCAGACGGAACCTGCAGCGGGGCTACACGGCTAAAGAGCTCAATGTCAGCTTCATAAAC GAGAAGAAATACCACCTCCAGGAACGCGTGGATAAGGTGAAAAAGAGGGTGAAGGATGTAGAGGAGAAGTCAAAGGAATTTGTCCAGAAAGTGGAGGAGAAGAGCATTGATCTCATCCAGAAGTGGGAAGAGAAGTCCCGAGAGTTCATCGGCAATTTCTTGGAGATGTTTGGTCCAGAAGGCGCATTG AAACACATGCTGAAGGAGGGTAAGGGCCGGATGCTGCAGGCCATCAGCCCGAAGCAGAGTCCCAGCAGTAGCCCCACACATGACCGCTCCCCATCTCCCTCCTTCCGCTGGCCCTTTTCCACCAAGACTCCTCCTTC